Proteins encoded by one window of Manihot esculenta cultivar AM560-2 chromosome 10, M.esculenta_v8, whole genome shotgun sequence:
- the LOC110625017 gene encoding uncharacterized protein LOC110625017: protein MEDHCSPLSLAYFYQDEEIEELRHCLLYITELEATTFSAKEEITRRELEILHINDLLNRTIEERNEAQEECQKLMLEKLALQQQLGLKNQQEPHNLQNQQLQQQLLLQEEMQTLNQEAPPPLSGSSSSEDDESNNHIPSQFSDSILQQPKLILKLAADRPLPKKGKLLQAVKEAGPLLQNLLLAGPLPQWQHPPPQLDSIDIPPVIISSPTARLIHYDSFNNLNACFSKKRSLDLSESLPDSSSSSPNNKHQKLALH from the exons ATGGAGGATCACTGCAGTCCTTTAAGCTTGGCCTATTTCTACCAAGATGAG GAGATTGAAGAGCTGAGACATTGTCTCTTGTACATAACCGAGCTAGAGGCAACTACTTTTTCAGCCAAGGAAGAGATCACAAGAAGAGAATTAGAGATACTCCATATCAATGATCTTTTAAACAGGACTATCGAAGAAAGAAATGAAGCACAAGAAGAATGCCAAAAGCTTATGCTTGAAAAACTTGCTCTCCAACAACAACTAGGGCTAAAGAATCAGCAGGAGCCTCATAATCTGCAGAATCAGCAGTTGCAGCAGCAGCTACTGCTGCAAGAAGAAATGCAAACTCTCAATCAAGAAGCCCCTCCTCCACTCTCTGGATCTTCTAGCAGTGAAGATGATGAATCCAACAATCACATACCCTCACAGTTTAGTGACTCAATTCTTCAGCAGCCAAAATTGATACTAAAGTTAGCAGCTGATAGGCCATTGCCTAAGAAAGGGAAGCTTCTGCAGGCTGTGAAAGAAGCTGGCCCTCTTCTGCAGAACCTTCTACTGGCTGGACCTCTCCCTCAATGGCAGCACCCACCTCCACAACTAGACTCCATTGATATCCCACCTGTCATCATTTCTTCTCCGACGGCTCGACTAATTCACTACGACTCTTTCAACAATTTGAATGCTTGTTTCAGCAAGAAGAGGAGTCTGGACCTCTCTGAATCACTTCctgattcttcttcttcatctcctAACAACAAGCATCAGAAGCTTGCTCTCCATTGA